TCAGAATAATCTTCTACATCACTTCTTCCATTAGCTTGCCACATACCTGTTATCCCAGGTTTTATTGAAAATACCTCTTTTGCTATATCTTCTCCATAATATAACTCTACCTCTTTTTTTACAACAGGTCTTGGTCCTATTAAACTCATGTCACCTTTTAACACGTTAATTAATTGGGGTAATTCGTCTAATGATGTTTTTCTTAAAATCTTTCCTATTTTGGTTATCCTTGGATCATCTTTTAATTTAAAATGTTTAAACCATTCTTCTCTAATTTTTTCATCTTTTTCTAATAATTCTTCTAATCTTTTCTCTGCATCTGGATACATAGTTCTAAATTTATACATTTCAAATTCTTTTAAATCTTTACCTATTCTTTTATGTTTAAAAAATACTGGACCTTTATCTTCCTTTTTTATTAATATAGCTATAATTAAAAATACTGGAGATAATAATATTAATCCTACAATTGATAATGCAATATCAAAAATTCTTTTAATAACTAGATTTAATGGATTTAATAATTCTTGAGATGCTGTAATAGTTAAAACACCATCTAAATCATTTATTTTATTTGAAAAACTAATTAATCCATATAAATCTGGAACATATTTTATTTTTCTTACTGTTCTTTCTAATTTATTAATCACATGAGATAATTCTTCTTTAGTTAAATTAGGAATTGCAATTATTACTTCTTCTATATTCATTTTCCTTATTATTTCATCAAAGTTCTTAAATTTTCCAATTATTTTTTCATCATTTACAATTCTATTCTCGTCTTTATAATCCAAAAAACCCAAAATTTTATAAGTTGTAAAAGGATGTTCGGCTATTTTATCATAAATAACTTGTGCTAATTCACCTGTTCCTAATATAATCACATTAGTATTGAATAAATTTAACTTTATTAATAATTTTCTATATATATATCGAGCAATAGAATCAAAAATTATAAAATTAATTGTGATTACAAATAATTTTATAACATCTACATAACTATTTATAACTATTAATAATACTAACATACTAAAAAAATATATAGTCGCTGAATGCAGTATATTAATTAACTCATCCCAAAACAGATAAGTTTCAAAATAATACATCTTTTTAAATAAGTATATTATTACAATAAGGCTTGAGGAAAAAAACAACAAGGGATTTTCATATATAGAAAAAAATGATATGTTATATAGTCCATACAATAATGAAAAATCAATAAGCATTAAAATAATGCCATAAATGCTTTTTTTTATTCCTCTTTTTACTGTTCTCTTTTGAGCTAAATCCATATCAACCATCCTTTACAATAAATCATTGTAATTATAGCACAAAATACAATTTTTGTTTTTATGATTATTTGAATATATGTTACATTTAAATGTTTAAAATAGGTTATATAATTAAAAACTGAGAGCTATGCTCTCAGTCATAATATCAAATCAGTTATCATATCCATTAGGATTATTTTTTTGCCAATTCCATGAATCTCTACACATATCCACTATATTTCTTTCTGCCTTCCAACCTAATTCTTTTAATGCTTTTGTTGGATCTGCATATACTTGATCAACATCTCCTGGTCTTCTATCTACTATTTCATATGGTATTTTTATTCCATTTGCTTCTTCAAATGCTTTTACAACATCTAAAACACTATATCCAACTCCAGTACCTAAATTATATACTTTAACTCCAGTTTCATTCATTATCTTTTCCAATGCTTTTATATGTCCTATTACTAAATCAACAACATGAATATAATCTCTTACACCTGTTCCATCATGTGTATTATAATCATTTCCAAATACATTTAATCTTTCTCTTTTTCCAACTGCGACTTGAGTTATATATGGCATTAAATTATTTGGAATGCCATTTGGATCTTCTCCTATTCTACCAGATTCATGTGCTCCTATTGGATTAAAGTATCTAAGTAATGCAATTGACCATTCATTATCTGATACATATAAATCCTTTAAAATATATTCAATAAATAATTTTGTTCTACCATATGGATTTGTAGCAGAAAGAGGTGCATCTTCTGTTATTGGAACTTTTTCTGGATTACCATATACTGTTGCAGAAGAACTAAATACTATTTTCTTTACTTTTTTATCTTGCATTACTTCTAATAAGTTCAACGTTCCAGTTATATTATTCTTGTAATATTTCAAAGGTATTGATACAGATTCACCAACAGCTTTTAATCCAGCAAAATGAATTACTGCTTCAATATTGTTTTCATTAAATATTTCTTCTACTTTTTCTTTATCTAATAAATCTACTTCGTAAAATTTGAAATCTTTTCCTGTTAACTCTTTTATTCTTTTTAATACTTCTGGTTTACTATTTGAAAAATTATCTAAAACAACAATTTCATATCCAGCATTTAAAAATTCCACACATGCATGAGAACCTATATATCCCGCTCCTCCTGTTATTAATATAGCCATATTTTCACCTCCACAAAAATTCGCTCTTATATTATATCATATTGAAAATACATTTTATATATTCAAGAATATAAATATTTATTTTTTGAAAAATATTATATTATTGAAAACATATTAATTATATGATATAATATTTTCGTTTAAATATTAACTAATTAAATATTAACAAACGGGAGGTATGGGGATGTCATTGAAAAGAAAGTCAGGTTTTTCTTTGTATGAAGTATTAATTGTTTTAGCAGTTATTGCAATTTTAGGAACTTTTGCAGTACCAATGGTTAATAATGTTATTTCAAAAGCAAAGATGACAAAGATTGTAAATGATATGAAAGTTTTAGAAACTTCTATTATTCAATATTATTATAATGAAAATGCTATTCCTGCTGATATTAATTCTTTAATCACTAACAATTATTTAGAAAATAGTGTAGATAATATAAATTTTAGTACAAACTCTAATGTTGTCTATGTATATTATGATAGTTCTGTTGAAAAAGCTGATGATTTAGAAAAATTAGATACTACATTAAAATGGAGTTCGTCTAAAACAGATTTTTCTACACTAGCAGATGTTCCAGATGAAACTAATATTTATCCTGTTTTAAAGGTTATTTTTTAATATTATTTTTAATATTCATAATTTAATTTCTATACCAGTTTCTTGTGTTTCTATATAAGTTACTTCACCTTTAGATTTTAACATTTCTAATATTTCATCTTCATTTTCTAAAGCTATTTTAAATTTAATATCAGCCATGAACTGTTGGTCAATAATTGACCAACCTTTTAATCTTTTTAATAGTCTTTCAATTTCTGCATATTTTGAATAATCTGTTTTTACTTCATATATTTTTAAATCAATAAACTTACTTAATTTCGAATTTAAAATTGTTTCTTCTGCACATTGTGAATATGCATCTATTAATCCTCTTACTCCTAACTTTACTCCCCCAAAATACCTTGTTACTACAATAGCAACATTGTTTAAATTATGTTTTTCTATTACACCAAATATAGGTTTTCCTGCTGTTCCAGATGGTTCTCCATCATCTGAGTAATTAAACTTATTATCTATTATCTTATATGCCCAACAATTATGGGTAGCATTTTTATACTTCGTTGATATTTCTTTTATAAACTCCTTAGCTTCTTCTTCACTATCCACCTTTTTTATGTTTCCAATAAACTCAGAACGTTTAATTTTAATTGTTGTTTCAACAGATTCTAATATCGAAATATATATTTTAATCACCCCACTTCCATCAATATTATAACAAAAAAATTATAAATAATAATTTCTAAGGAAACTCTAAGGAGATACTAAGTTTTCTTTAAGTATTATAAGTTATTATACTATTGTCGAAAACAAAAATAATAAAAATAAAAAATACTGTGGAGGTGTTATTATGAAAAAGTTTTTAACTGTATTATTAGTCGGTGGATTAATTGTAACTTCTATCTTTGCTTTTAACGCAAATGCTCCTAGAGTAAATCAAGATCCTAATGCTCCTGTTTTTCAAAATTATCAAGATGATTGCTATATGTTAAATGAAGAAGATATGATTACAGTTACTGGTACTATAGATTCTATTGAAGAAAGTGAAGATTTCCCTGGTATATTAATTATCAAAGTAAAAACAGATGACGGA
The nucleotide sequence above comes from Marinitoga litoralis. Encoded proteins:
- the galE gene encoding UDP-glucose 4-epimerase GalE encodes the protein MAILITGGAGYIGSHACVEFLNAGYEIVVLDNFSNSKPEVLKRIKELTGKDFKFYEVDLLDKEKVEEIFNENNIEAVIHFAGLKAVGESVSIPLKYYKNNITGTLNLLEVMQDKKVKKIVFSSSATVYGNPEKVPITEDAPLSATNPYGRTKLFIEYILKDLYVSDNEWSIALLRYFNPIGAHESGRIGEDPNGIPNNLMPYITQVAVGKRERLNVFGNDYNTHDGTGVRDYIHVVDLVIGHIKALEKIMNETGVKVYNLGTGVGYSVLDVVKAFEEANGIKIPYEIVDRRPGDVDQVYADPTKALKELGWKAERNIVDMCRDSWNWQKNNPNGYDN
- a CDS encoding YigZ family protein, with protein sequence MIKIYISILESVETTIKIKRSEFIGNIKKVDSEEEAKEFIKEISTKYKNATHNCWAYKIIDNKFNYSDDGEPSGTAGKPIFGVIEKHNLNNVAIVVTRYFGGVKLGVRGLIDAYSQCAEETILNSKLSKFIDLKIYEVKTDYSKYAEIERLLKRLKGWSIIDQQFMADIKFKIALENEDEILEMLKSKGEVTYIETQETGIEIKL
- a CDS encoding sugar transferase, with the protein product MDLAQKRTVKRGIKKSIYGIILMLIDFSLLYGLYNISFFSIYENPLLFFSSSLIVIIYLFKKMYYFETYLFWDELINILHSATIYFFSMLVLLIVINSYVDVIKLFVITINFIIFDSIARYIYRKLLIKLNLFNTNVIILGTGELAQVIYDKIAEHPFTTYKILGFLDYKDENRIVNDEKIIGKFKNFDEIIRKMNIEEVIIAIPNLTKEELSHVINKLERTVRKIKYVPDLYGLISFSNKINDLDGVLTITASQELLNPLNLVIKRIFDIALSIVGLILLSPVFLIIAILIKKEDKGPVFFKHKRIGKDLKEFEMYKFRTMYPDAEKRLEELLEKDEKIREEWFKHFKLKDDPRITKIGKILRKTSLDELPQLINVLKGDMSLIGPRPVVKKEVELYYGEDIAKEVFSIKPGITGMWQANGRSDVEDYSERIALDLYYLRNWSLELDFIIFLKTIKIVIDKKGAY
- a CDS encoding type II secretion system protein, which codes for MSLKRKSGFSLYEVLIVLAVIAILGTFAVPMVNNVISKAKMTKIVNDMKVLETSIIQYYYNENAIPADINSLITNNYLENSVDNINFSTNSNVVYVYYDSSVEKADDLEKLDTTLKWSSSKTDFSTLADVPDETNIYPVLKVIF